One segment of Tenrec ecaudatus isolate mTenEca1 chromosome 1, mTenEca1.hap1, whole genome shotgun sequence DNA contains the following:
- the LOC142430809 gene encoding olfactory receptor 7D2-like, translated as METENQTGVLEFILLGISENKELQPLIFGIFLTMYLVTMLGNLFIILAVSSDPHLHTPMYFFLSNLSLADICFSTTIVPKMLMNIHLDNKTISYLDCFAQVFFTMFFPILDTVLLTVMAYDRFVAICHPLHYTLIMSPRLCCLLVFISWFIGIMVSLLHIFLMMPLSFCASSEIMHFFCELHTMLMVACSDTLLNNILMYLMTGVLGVIPLVGILFSYSQIISSVSKMSSAGGKQKAFSTCGSHLSVVSLFFGTGVGVYFTSAVTNSPTLVAIASVMYTIVTPMLNPFIYSMKNKDVKGALGRLLSKMVSCL; from the coding sequence ATGGAAACAGAAAATCAAACAGGAGTTTTAGAGTTTATCCTCCTTGGAAtttctgagaataaagaattgCAACCCCTCATATTTGGGATTTTCCTGACCATGTACCTGGTCACCATGCTTGGGAATCTGTTCATCATCCTGGCTGTCAGCTCTGATCCCCACCTCCACACCCCTATGTATTTCTTCCTCTCTAACCTGTCCTTGGCTGACATCTGTTTCAGCACCACCATAGTCCCCAAGATGCTGATGAACATCCATTTGGACAACAAAACGATCTCCTATCTGGACTGTTTCGCTCAGGTCTTTTTCACCATGTTTTTCCCTATTCTGGACACTGTACTCCTGACTGTGATGGCCTATGACCGGTTTGTGGCAATTTGTCACCCTCTGCACTACACACTCATCATGAGCCCTCGCCTCTGCTGCCTGCTGGTGTTTATTTCCTGGTTCATTGGCATCATGGTATCCCTCCTCCatatttttttgatgatgcctctgAGCTTCTGTGCAAGTAGTGAAATTATGCATTTCTTCTGTGAACTGCACACGATGCTCATGGTGGCCTGCTCTGACACCCTCCTGAACAACATTTTGATGTATTTAATGACTGGTGTGCTGGGGGTCATTCCCCTGGTTGGAATCCTTTTCTCTTACTCACAAATTATTTCATCCGTCAGTAAGATGTCCTCAGCTGGGGGGAAGCAAAAGGCATTTTCTACGTGTGGCTCTCACCTCTcagttgtttctctgttttttgggACAGGGGTGGGTGTCTACTTCACTTCTGCAGTGACTAACTCTCCCACGTTAGTCGCAATCGCTTCGGTGATGTACACTATAGTTACCCCCATGCTGAACCCCTTCATCTACagcatgaagaacaaggatgtcaaggGGGCCCTGGGGAGGCTGCTCAGCAAAATGGTCTCTTGTCTATGA
- the LOC142430800 gene encoding olfactory receptor 7D4-like, with amino-acid sequence MEAENQTSTLEFFLLGFSQDSENQSIIFAMFLSMYMVTVFGNLLITMVIISDSHLHTPMYFFLSNLSLADICFTSTIIPKMLVNIQTQSISITYAGCITQIYFFMVFGGMDTFLLTVMAYDRFIAICHPLHYPAIMNPRLCGLLVLVSWFISLMYSLVQSLLMLRLSFCSNLIIHHFYCELAQALTISCSNTLVNYILLYMVTCLLGFVPFSGILFSYTQIISSILRIPSADGKYKAFSTCGSHLSVVSLFYGTGLGVYLGSRVSPSSLKGLVASVMYTVVTPMLNPFIYSLRNRDIKKALQRLFERMLWVQ; translated from the coding sequence ATGGAAGCAGAAAATCAAACAAGCACTTTAGAATTTTTCCTCCTAGGATTTTCCCAGGACTCAGAGAATCAGTCCATCATATTTGCAATGTTCCTGTCCATGTACATGGTCACTGTTTTTGGAAACCTACTCATTACAATGGTCATCATCTCTGACTCACACCTCCATACCCCCATGTATTTCTTCCTCTCCAACCTGTCCTTGGCTGACATCTGTTTCACCTCTACCATCATCCCCAAGATGCTGGTGAACATCCAGACCCAGAGCATATCCATCACCTATGCAGGCTGCATCACCCAGATATATTTTTTCATGGTTTTTGGAGGCATGGACACATTTCTCCTGACAGTGATGGCTTATGACCGGTTTATTGCTATATGTCACCCCCTGCACTACCCAGCCATCATGAACCCCCGCCTCTGTGGTCTACTGGTTCTTGTGTCCTGGTTTATCAGCTTGATGTACTCTCTCGTGCAGAGTTTGCTGATGCTTCGGCTCTCTTTCTGCTCTAATTTGATAATACATCACTTTTACTGTGAACTTGCTCAGGCCCTCACAATATCGTGCTCCAATACACTTGTAAATTACATCCTGCTCTATATGGTAACTTGCCTTCTGGGTTTTGTTCCCTTCTCAGGAATCCTTTTCTCATACACTCAAATCATCTCCTCCATTTTGAGAATCCCATCGGCTGATGGGAAGTATAAAGCATTTTCTACCTGTGGATCTCATCTGTCTGTGGTTTCTTTATTCTATGGGACAGGCCTTGGGGTCTACCTTGGTTCCAGAGTATCACCTTCTTCTTTAAAGGGCTTGGTAGCCTCAGTGATGTACACTGTGGTCACCCCCATGCTGAATCCTTTCATCTACAGCCTGAGGAACAGGGACATCAAGAAGGCTCTACAAAGACTTTTTGAGAGAATGCTGTGGGTTCAATAA